One genomic window of Alphaproteobacteria bacterium includes the following:
- a CDS encoding carboxymuconolactone decarboxylase family protein produces the protein MMSDTRAVAYENHIGDVFKAMQGVHQVVGTHAFEAKIRHLVHLRASQINGCAFCVKMHLKEAREDGESDDRLDRVVVWRHVHDFSPRERAALAWTEALTSLDPRADLGALRAELRRHFSEDQIGVLTADVGLINFWNRMQVSRH, from the coding sequence ATGATGAGCGATACCAGGGCTGTCGCCTACGAGAACCACATCGGCGACGTGTTCAAGGCCATGCAGGGCGTGCACCAGGTCGTGGGCACGCACGCGTTCGAGGCCAAGATCCGCCATCTCGTGCACCTGCGCGCCTCGCAGATCAACGGCTGCGCCTTCTGCGTGAAGATGCACCTGAAGGAGGCGCGCGAGGACGGCGAGAGCGACGACCGGCTCGACCGCGTCGTGGTGTGGCGCCACGTGCACGATTTCAGCCCGCGCGAGCGCGCGGCGCTGGCGTGGACCGAGGCGCTCACCAGCCTCGACCCGCGTGCCGACCTGGGGGCGCTCAGGGCCGAGCTGCGCCGGCACTTCTCCGAGGACCAGATCGGCGTGCTGACCGCCGACGTGGGCCTGATCAATTTCTGGAACCGCATGCAGGTATCGAGGCACTGA